gagccAGGGTGAGctattaaaatacaatttattggtACAAATCAGACATAGTGAAACAAACTCAGTTTAGAAAGAGCTGTCATGTTCTGCACAGATGGATTCAAAATGAACTGTCCCATGACCAGAGCAATTGGCAATGATGACAGACAGACTGGTGGACAGGTGCAGGGTGCACAAGGCAGGGGAGAgactgtgctggggctggagtCCTGCCCTTGAGGGCTCCTGACTGCCAGCTAAAAGTTCTAAAAGAGAAACAGGGCACACTTGGAGATGTTTGTCCTGCACAGGTGGGGCCCCCAGTGCACCAGTGCAGGGGTTCCTCCAGGCATTCAGGACTTGGGGAACACAGAGACCCGAgtgagggcagggctggaggaagagACTGTCACCTGTGCTGGGGTCACTCCAATGGCTGGAAACTGTTTTTCATTCAGATGAAGTTGCCTTGGGCTAGAGAGCTACCCAGCAGGGCCTCACCTTGTGCATCTCTCAGGTGCTTAAGCTGGCAGCCCCTCTGGCCATCCAGTCCCTGTGTGCACATGCTGGTCCTGAGCAAaggctggctctgccctggaCCCGGGCTATGTCCAGCCCTGCAAGTGTTGGGTCAGGGCTGGAAGAGAAGCACTCATGAAGGCTGGGTTTTGCACTCACTTCCCAGAGAAAACAGACACCAATTACTGCTCTAGACATGCAACACATCCTGCTGGATCTCAGGGACAGAACAATGGTCGCTGTCCCAGTGTGTAAGGCCAGGCTTGGCTGAACCAGGCTTGGTCTGCACACGCTTTCCATGCCCACTGGGACAGAGATACAGGCATGCAGCTCAGTACATTCACACAGCCAGACAAGACAAAGAAGTGACAATGTTTACAGAGATGAATGGTCCCTAAGGGGACATGGGAATGGGTAAACTCAAGGCAGATTTGCTTAAATCTGGTCATATGGACCTCAAACAGCACCTGCTGCCAATACAGCTCTGCAAGATGAGATGGGAGAAATTCCCCTCGGCACCACCCCCCAATCCCTGTAATTTTCAGTCTGTTGCTCCTTAAATCCTTCCCACATGCTCTGTTGAGCCACTCTCCCAGCAGCCCCATAAAGTCTTGAGTGGACCATGCATGGAGGCGTGTGCTGTGGGTGGACCTGGCAGCTGAAATAATGCAGAAGATTCCAAGGATAGAGCCATCCAGGCTATTTCAGGTCATTGTTGATAACCACACTGTCATGCATGTCACAATAAGTTGtcatcttcttcctcttgcCAAAGGTGGAGAAGCTGTTTTTGTTCTCCCGGCCTGGGAAGAGGGGCCCATCCTTGCTGGAAAGCAGAGTGGGGGTGCCAGGGATGTAAACGTTGTGCTGATAATCCAGGGCTGGGTACAAGGGGCTGTACTGGGGTGTCCAGATGCTGTTGGGGCCtgctgaagccttctgaaactCTGGAGAAAAGATGAGTGTAAGATTGGCTCAGGTCACATCCACATCCCAGCATGCAAGTCCTGTATCACCAACCTCCATCCTGGTGCCTGGACACCCCTTCCACCCACAAAACTTCACCACTGCAAGGAACAGGGATGTGATGCCCCCACTGCACCTCCAAAAGCAACCAGAGGGTCTGGTCTTGCCAGCCCCAGTATCCCAATACTAACCAGAGACCGGGGTCACCAGTGTGCACAGCCTCTCGTGCTCCTTCTGGAGGGCTCTACGGATTTCTCCCACATCTTCCAGGCTCTGGGAGCTAAAGAGAAGAGACTGGTTCAAAGCTGTGTCAGACATGACCTCCCCATTCCCATATCCCCCTTCCACCTGCTTCCTCTGTTCTCCCAGTGCTGGATTCAGTACCTTTTCAGGGCAGGTCTCTGTGTGTTTGGAGGCAGCCAGTCTGTGTTGGGCTGCTTGGcctggaaaacacagggaagaGCAAGGCTGGTTATTGGGACCCTCTGTCAATCAGTTCTGGGACTCTTTGTCaaaaaacccagccctgccagcacaaggcttcagcaggcagggatgcaggacCACATCTCCACTTTCCCTGTGCTCTTTGTGGAGAATTAGCAGCACATTCCTGTTTTGGGCAAACTGAGACAGCACGGAATCAGCCTGTTCCCTTCTGGACCTTCCTCACCCTCCTGAGATATCGGAGTGGTTCTGGGCTTGTCCTCTGCCTCTGGGAGTTTTAAGCCTGTCATTCTGCAGAGAGACAGGttgttttcctatttcttctaattttcaaaagccttttttgCATGTGCAATGTTTACTTAGCCCAGGTCTGAGGTACTAAATGGTGAGAGATGCAGAAACCGGCTGCGTGCTTGATGTCCCAGGAGGGctgcaaaagctgcaggaaaatctAATTAAGTATTAGGGAAGAGAGTCCAGGGGTGCAAGGAGACACATGGAGAGACTCTCTTGGCAGAGAGTCTTGGGCTCTCCTCGGAAGGGCTGGTTTATTAAAAGTCAAACGTAAATGGATTAGACGCCTCATCACTCTCCATCCTTGTAATCGTGTTTTGGAGAGTCTTTCATCGGGAAAATTAGACATTCCTCATTTCAATACCTAACAAATGTTGACATCAAAATCCTGCCCCGCAGACCCCActccctgcctgctggcacagcctggtgcAGAACAGCAGCCAGGCCCGGGacactgcagagccctgccagctcaggggaagcagagcagcagcgATGCTCACACTGTCCCAGTGTGAATTGCTTACCCGCGCGGAGGAGAAGCCACCCCCACTATCCCACCGCCCCTAGGGCACCGGAGCATCTCCGTTGCCTCTAATGGGTACAAAAGACGGTGAGAAGGGATTTCCTCTCCCCTCAGCCGAGCCCGGTGCTCCCCCGGTAATTAGACCCGTCGGGAAGCTCGGTGGAGATCCCGCTGCCTGACGGCTCCTAATTCCCGCACTGATCAAAGGCGCCGGTTGTTCTCTGGGAGAAGCCGTGCCTGGTTTCCCTCGtggcagaggctgagggagggggctggggggacctGCGGAGCGCTGCTAAGCACTGCTGGCCATTATGTTACCTCTTTGGAGACCTGGAGATGCTGGTCTGGCCGGGACCGCTTCCCGGGATCCTTCTCGTTGTTCcggggggggctgcagggttTGAGGAACATGAAGTCACTCTGAGCAGACTCAGGACCGAGGCAGACCTTGTAGCAGTAGCCTGGGGGGCCGCCCGCAGGCACATCAAGGCAGGTGGCCGCCGTGGTCCCCGCAGGGGGCTGTGCCGTCAGGTTGGAAGTCTTCAGGCCATCAGAGGAGGGTCTGGACCCGGGACAGCAGTGGCAGCGAGGTGGCAAGCAGCTGTCCCCTTGGCGGGGACGCCGCTCTCCACGGCAGCGAAtggctgtgaggatgaggatggcgAGAAGGAAGGTGAAGGAGATGGAGCCCAGGGAGACAAGGAGATACAGAGTGAGCGGGGAAGATGAGGAGACCTCTGGAGGGAGGCTGAACTCGCTGAAGTCAGACAGAGTCTGCGGCATGGTTTCCACCACGGAAAGCAGGAGGGACACGGTGGCAGAGAGCGCTGGCTGCCCTCCATCCCGCACCTGCACCACCAGCTGCTGCCGGCTCGCATCCTGCTCCAGAAAGGAGCGGAGCGTGCGCAGCTCACCCGTGTCGGGCGCCACGCTGAAGAGGGTGAAGTCAGTAGCCTGGAGGAGCTGGTAGGAGAGGCGAGAGTTCAGCCCCGCATCCGCATCCACCGCCGACACCGTGCCCACGAGGTAGCCAGGCCTGGCTGATCGCGGCACCAGCTCAGTGGCAACGGAGCCGTTGCGCGGCATGGGGGAAACGATGACCGGAGCATTGTCATTCTGGTCCAACACAAAGATGTGGACGGTGACGTTGGCACTGAGTGGGGGAAACCCCGCGTCCTGTGCTTGCACCTGGATCTGGAAGCTGCGGATCTGCTCGTAGTCGAGGGAGCGCAGGGCGTACATGTGCCCGCTGTCTGAGTTGATAGACACGTAGGTGCCCACAGGCATGCCATGGATGTGCCCGTCGGCAATGGAGTAGGACAGGTAGGCATTTTGTTGGCAGTCAGGGTCTAACGCACTGACAGAGCAGATGGAGGCACCTGGTGCGTTGTTCTCCATCACATAGACACTGTAGGAGGGCTGGAGGAAGCGCGGGGCGTTGTCGTTCACGTCAGACACGGGGATGGTGAGGGTGCTGCGGGTCAGCAGGGCAGGCGAGCCCATGTCTCGAGCCGTGATGGTTACGTTGTACTCGGGCACAACCTCCCGGTCCAGCGCTTGCGTGGTGACCAGCGTGTAGTAGTTCCGGAAGGAGGAGCGGAGCTCGAATGGCACATTGGGGCCGACCTCACAGCTCACACGCCCGTTGTCCCCAGAGTCCCGGTCCAGAACACTGATGACAGCGATCACAGTGCCTGGGGGGGCATCCTCCAGCACGGGTGTGGACACAGAGGTGAGGGTCACCTCTGGCGCATTGTCGTTGACATCAAGGAGGTGCACAAGCACCCTGCAGTGCACAGCCACAGCCGAGGGCCCGCGGTCCTTGGCTTGCACATACAGCTCGTGGAGGCTGGCCCGCTCATAGTCCAGGCGGCCCTTCAGCAGCACCTGCCCGCTCCGGGGCTCCACGTGGAAGAGCTCTCGGACACGTGGCGGTGCGTGCCCACTGAAGGAGTACTCAATCTCCCCGTTGGGGCCCTCATCCAGGTCAGTGGCATTGAGCTGGATGACCAGagtgccagcaggagcatcCTCAGGAAGGCTCACACCGTAGGAGGGCTGGTCAAAGGCAGGCACGTTGTCGTTGGCATCCAGCACCGTGATGACGATGTGCGCCGTGCCTGAGCGTTCGGGGACGCCGCCATCGAGAGCGGTGAGCAGCACCCGGTGCACGCGCTGCTGCTCACGGTCGAGGGCAcgctccagcaccagctctgcaaACTTGCTGGCATCACTGCGTGTCTGCACCTCAAGTGAAAAGAAGCCATTGGGGCTGAGGCGGTAGGTGTGCACAGAGTTGGTGCCCACGTCAGGATCCTGGGCGCTCTCCAGTGGGAAGCGAGCTCCGAGCACGGCAGACTCGGCCACCTCCAGCACATATTCCTGCCAAGGGAAGGTGGGTGCGTGGTCGTTGATGTCCAACACCTCCACCTCGACGCGGTAGAGCTCCAGTGGGCTCTCGAcgaggagctgcaggtggagcAGGCAGGTCCCCCCGGCCTCGCACACCTCCTCCCGGTCAATCCGCTCGTTCACAAAGAGGATCCCGTTCTCCAGGTTCACCTCCAGGTGCTGCCTGGCCCCGGCCCGTGACACGATGCGGAACCTCCTCGCCGACAGGGTGGACACATCCAGTCCCAGGTCCTCACCCAGGTTGGCCACGAAGGCTCCGTGCTCCAGCTCCTCCGGCACGGCGTAGCGCAGCTGCCCCCGCACCGGGTGGTGCGCCGGGGGCCCGGCcaacaggaggaagaggagggagcGGAGGAAGAGCTGCCCCCGCCCGGAGCCTGTCCCGGCCCCCATGGCCCCGCGGCAGTCCCGGGAACGAGGAGTCGCACCCGCGCCGCTGCCTCCTCCCTCGCCTTCGCTTGCCTCTTGCACTTTCAAAGAGTTTAGGGCTCCCGGGGGCGGCGGAGGAGGGCCTTGCCCAGAGCTGCGGGGCCGAACCGCGGCCACCGGCAGTGGCTTAACCCTTTCTTTGCTGGCCCTCTCAAGGGGCTGCAATCCGGGTCCCGGGGCCACAGCAGAATCTGTTTACCGGAGCCAGACGCACCTGGGGACGGGACCACCTTCGGAGAGATCCCGTTAACGGCGGTGGGAGCTCCAGCAAGACCGATCGCTGCCCGGGGCACCGGTATTACCCCGCAGATGCTGCGTTCGTCCCCGCGGTAGATTAAGAGGAGCCCAGATCGCGGCTGCTGCCAAATCCCCCGGCCGCGTCCCCCGCCGTGCCGGTCCTAACCTTTACCAGATGGTTAAGCCCCTCCAGACTTGATTACATTTCCCTGCACACCGTTTTCCTTGTAATGCGGAGTTTTTAATTACAGGAGCAGGGGGATTACAGCCCTGGATAAAGCTGAGCCCATCAGCGCGGaggcacagagacccccccttctttccctgcctccttcccacccccGACACCCCTCTTGCCCACAGCCCCGCGTCCCAAATCCCGCTCCCCCACCGGACACCCCAGCGTCAGCCCCCTCGGGCTCTCGGCACACGATCCTGCCCAGATACCCCAGGATCTGCCTCCCCACACCCCCAGCGGTGCCCCCACCGCGGGCACAAACTTTCCACCCCCCGCGGAAGGTGAGGAGGAGGCGGGAGCAGAGCGAGCCGCGGGTCCCCCGCCGGCCCCCGAAGCGCGACAGACGGCGGCCCCTGcgcccccccttcccctccccgccccggTACCGCTCACGGTCCCTCCGCTGGCCGATCCGTTCTCCCCGCAGACCCGTCTCcagccgccgccgcgcccgggCAGCTCCGTGAGTCGCCTCCCTCCGTCGCCGTCCCCGGGGGCGCTCGGTAACGGGACGGGGCGgccgctgcccccgccccgcggctGCCCAGGGTGCGGATAATCCCCTAACGATCTAGTTAAAGGCTCGAAGGGGCTCGGAGCGGCTTTAGCCGGGCACTGATATTTCACCGCCTTTGTCTCTGCTTACCGGTCCCCGTTGGGAAGGGAACCGCCGGCCCCAACCGCCCCCCCCACCTTGCTCCCCACGGGGACCCGAGTGGGAAGCAGGATCCAGAGCCGACCGGGAGACCGAAGGAGGCAGGAGGCGGCGGAGCTGGTGGGGTTTGCCGGGCTGGGAAAAGGATTTGGTCCCTGGGAGTGCAGCGAGACCCACGCGGGACGTGCCGCGCTCGTGGGGTCGCCGGTCGGGGAGGAGGGCTGGCGGGGCGGGCAGGTGGAAGGAGCGGAGCGCCTGGGGCACGCGTGGGCTCGGGCCGCTCACGGGTGGAATCGGGACGGCTCCCGGTAAGTGAAGCCCAGCCTGCATCGGCAGCGCCGGTCACTGCCAGCCTGTCCCCCGCGCCATCTCCCACGCCAAGACCACCCCTGGCGGCGTCGTTGTCACCCCCGCCCCGATCTGTTTCTTTCTAATTCCCCTCCAATCCCCGATTTGCGCCCCCCCTGCCCGCCCCCCTCCCTCCGTCCATCACCGCCCAGCCCTCCCGGGGCTGAGACGCCGGAGGTGGGATGGAGCGGGTAGCGCTCCTCCGGGAGCCCCCTCGAATGCTGCTCAGGCCAGAGGGGGATTGAGGGTGGGGGTGAGACGGGACACAGGAATTTTCGGGGGGTCTTATTTCATTCCCTTCAGTCCTTCCCCCGTCTCCGACCAAAATGCATTCTGCAAAATCATTGGAGCGGCTCTGGTCCTATTGTTTGATTTAGAGTAAAATATTCAccaccacctcctgctcctccaggtgCACCGGCAGGATCCGAGCCCCCCCCGACTCCTTCCcgcccttctccagctctgcttggtAATGCACCCCCCACCCCTGCACATCTTCATCCCTGCTTCCTTGTGGGGAGAACCGTGTCATGTCCTTCCCTCCCCTAAGGGAGATCACAGGATAGTCCCATCCTGTTCCTTTTCCTCATCTCCCCAGACTTTGTAGTCTCTTCCAGCTCCCCTCCCAGACCCCAGGATTCCAGGGGACCAAGGTCAaacggggtgggggggtgggaggggttAGGGAGAACAGACTTGTTCCAAGGATCGCTTTCCTGAAGGAAATGGCtcgggctgggggtgctgcagaGGGGTGAGGAATCCAAAGAAGAGCCTTTTTTGGGGGAACATAGCAGAGGAGGgtgagcagcaggatgggggGGATGGAATGGGGACAGTGCACCACTAACACTCCACTTCATACACTCTAGATTTTAAGGCCCTTCTTGTGGTGCAGAAGAGTGttcagctgccagccctgttcTCCCGGGGTAGGGAATCAGGATGCGGCTAGGAGCTTGTTtttggaaaatgctggaaaCTAGAAGGGGGTCTGTCTCTCTGAGATGTCTTGGCACAGACGGGTGGGTGGCCAGTTGCCTCAGGTCAGCACTGATGTGCCTTGGCAAGGCCAGCCGGAGAGATCAGGGTGGGATGTAGCAGGAGATGCCGCAGGTTGAGCTGCCTTGGAAAAGTCACGCGGAGAGCAAAGGACTGGGGGGAGACCAACactctgctgcctgtgggcaCTAAACCTTGCCCAGCCACCACTGTCACTCCATTTTCCTGCCTGCTGCGTtctggggcagcagaagggGCTGCAAGAAACGCTGTCCCTGCCAGACcacacagcccctcccccaGGTCCCCAGGGCGCCCGTCTGCCCAGCCGTGCATGTGGCTGCGCTGCTCCCTCCTCGCTCCAAGCGGGAGCAGTTATAGTTTGTGGTGCCCAAGAGGGCAAACACAGTGGAAGCGGGGGGGGGTCTCCTGGTGGGAatgagagcagccctggccctgcagctgggaagtCACTCCGGGGTTGCTTCTGTAGGGTCAAGTGCTGGGGATTCGGTCTGTGAAGCCACAATCATCTCTGCAGCAGGATGCCATGACCAGAGCTCCTTCCACTTCAAAACTTTGGTTCCCTGCCTCCCCATGGGAGGAAAACCCATGTCCTGAAGGGGATGGTGGCTGTCTTGGCATGTTTATCAGGGCTGGTGGGCACTCTGCCTGCCCTTGTGTGCTGGGATGCAAGATATGATACATGCCCATCTCCTTTCAGAAGtgcacagggacaggatgagaaaGTAAGGACATgagctggagaaaagaaatttttattaaggaaataatcttcactgtgagggtgtCACAGGGACCAGACTGGGGCAGGGATTGTCATTCTGCAGGtcctcctgagctgctgaatCTAGCTCTGAATAGGGATGCCCCAAGGTCCTCCAGAAGTCCCAACAGAAAAACCCCTGTGAACCTGTGAAGTCCCAGTCACTGAGCAGAGGTGAGTAGGTCACCAAAGCAAGGGAAAGAGCTGCCCAGAGAGCCCAGGCTTCCAGAGCACAGGTCCCAGATTTGTCAGGGGCCACTTCTCACAGGCACCATGCCCAGGGGTGGATGGAGCAATGAAGGATGCCAGGACTCTATTCCCACTGGAAGTCCTTGTCCatgggctttgctctgcaagGTGCTGGAGTTGCTTAccaccctcctcttcctctgcagtGGTGCAGGAAGAACTTTTGCACCAGGCATGATATGTTCATGAAGTTCCAGGGGGTTTTTATGTGAGAAGACATTGCTGAGGTGACCAACTCAAGGTTTACTACTGGTAGAAGGCACTTGACTCTCCTGGCCAGACACACATAGGGACAACTTCCTGAGTCTCTTTGCCTGGGACAGATGGAAACTGAAACAGGCTCAGCTCTGAGCAGACCCTCTCTAGCTGTCATCtctttttgaacattttcagggCATGGGGCCCTGCTCAGCCTCTAAGGGAGC
This is a stretch of genomic DNA from Vidua chalybeata isolate OUT-0048 chromosome 15, bVidCha1 merged haplotype, whole genome shotgun sequence. It encodes these proteins:
- the LOC128795923 gene encoding protocadherin-10-like, yielding MGAGTGSGRGQLFLRSLLFLLLAGPPAHHPVRGQLRYAVPEELEHGAFVANLGEDLGLDVSTLSARRFRIVSRAGARQHLEVNLENGILFVNERIDREEVCEAGGTCLLHLQLLVESPLELYRVEVEVLDINDHAPTFPWQEYVLEVAESAVLGARFPLESAQDPDVGTNSVHTYRLSPNGFFSLEVQTRSDASKFAELVLERALDREQQRVHRVLLTALDGGVPERSGTAHIVITVLDANDNVPAFDQPSYGVSLPEDAPAGTLVIQLNATDLDEGPNGEIEYSFSGHAPPRVRELFHVEPRSGQVLLKGRLDYERASLHELYVQAKDRGPSAVAVHCRVLVHLLDVNDNAPEVTLTSVSTPVLEDAPPGTVIAVISVLDRDSGDNGRVSCEVGPNVPFELRSSFRNYYTLVTTQALDREVVPEYNVTITARDMGSPALLTRSTLTIPVSDVNDNAPRFLQPSYSVYVMENNAPGASICSVSALDPDCQQNAYLSYSIADGHIHGMPVGTYVSINSDSGHMYALRSLDYEQIRSFQIQVQAQDAGFPPLSANVTVHIFVLDQNDNAPVIVSPMPRNGSVATELVPRSARPGYLVGTVSAVDADAGLNSRLSYQLLQATDFTLFSVAPDTGELRTLRSFLEQDASRQQLVVQVRDGGQPALSATVSLLLSVVETMPQTLSDFSEFSLPPEVSSSSPLTLYLLVSLGSISFTFLLAILILTAIRCRGERRPRQGDSCLPPRCHCCPGSRPSSDGLKTSNLTAQPPAGTTAATCLDVPAGGPPGYCYKVCLGPESAQSDFMFLKPCSPPRNNEKDPGKRSRPDQHLQVSKEAKQPNTDWLPPNTQRPALKSSQSLEDVGEIRRALQKEHERLCTLVTPVSEFQKASAGPNSIWTPQYSPLYPALDYQHNVYIPGTPTLLSSKDGPLFPGRENKNSFSTFGKRKKMTTYCDMHDSVVINNDLK